One window from the genome of Nicotiana tomentosiformis chromosome 5, ASM39032v3, whole genome shotgun sequence encodes:
- the LOC138892478 gene encoding uncharacterized protein, which produces MAPFEALYGRRCRSPIGWFEIGEAELIEPGLVHQAMEKVKIIKERLKTAQSRQKSISDVGRRDLEFKEDDWVFFKVSPIKGIMRFGKKGKLSSRYVEPYKIIQRIGRVAYKLELPPEMSLVNPVFHVSMLKKVVRDPSAILPVEAIEVNEELSYEEIPVAILDRQMDRPSYKGNSSESFGDLGSLLNLELLV; this is translated from the exons atggcaccatttgaggcattatatggtaggagatgtagatctcccattgggtggttcgagattggggaagcagagttgatagagCCAGGccttgtacatcaggctatggaaaaagttaaaatcataaaggagcggttaaaaactgctcagagtcgtcaaaaatccatttcggatgtcggtcgcagagacttagagtttaaagaagatgattgggtattcttcaAGGTTTCCCCCATAAAGggtattatgcggtttgggaagaaagggaaattgagttcgaggtatgtTGAGCCATACAAAATCATCCAGAGGATCGGTCGGGTGGCGTAcaaacttgagctaccacccgagatgtcattagtgaacccggtattccatgtgtctatgttgaagaaggtagtaaGGGATCCGTCAGCTATTCTGCCGGTTGaggccattgaggttaatgaagaattgtcatatgaagagattccagttgccattcttgatagacaa atggataggcctagttacaaaggaaactctagcgaaagttTTGGAGATTTGGGGAGTTTGTTAAATTTGGAGTTGCTGGTGTAG